The following coding sequences are from one Silene latifolia isolate original U9 population unplaced genomic scaffold, ASM4854445v1 scaffold_190, whole genome shotgun sequence window:
- the LOC141638167 gene encoding aberrant root formation protein 4-like, whose protein sequence is MVPWWSDLMFAGVLGYGGDRTTLELVLANIPASPRLDMMQFLVRNSSSASMMAILLDFVRENLRNDDLKLKEAKIRTTNSFWNAAILDLVEFILRPP, encoded by the exons ATGGTGCCTTGGTGGTCCGATTTGATGTTTGCCGGAGTTTTGGGCTATGGTGGAGATAGAACAACATTGGAGCTG GTGCTAGCTAATATCCCCGCTTCCCCGAGACTTGACATGATGCAGTTCTTAGTTAGAAATAGCAGCTCAGCCTCCATG ATGGCAATACTTCTAGATTTTGTCAGAGAAAACCTTCGAAACGACGATCTTAAACTGAAAGAAGCAAAAATCCGCACTACTAACTCCTTTTGGAATGCTGCCATACTTGACTTGGTGGAGTTCATTTTGAGACCACCCTAG
- the LOC141638169 gene encoding dirigent protein 11, which translates to MSFLDKSQSNGIMISRIIFCTAVSLTILAVLLLSVLSPVPYKNNDNEQDKPLITFSLFIQQPRTPSPDIQRVEDSSSGVFTFHRILTEGPHSTSKIVGKAQGFIIPVDHFAYSAFNIIYLTFHTPDYSGSLSIRAKQLEHKKREELVVLGGTGSFAFARGVAVFEETIASFYQVNLQLTFPNQVQSIRV; encoded by the coding sequence ATGAGTTTTCTAGATAAAAGTCAGTCTAATGGCATAATGATATCTAGGATCATTTTCTGTACTGCTGTTTCTCTCACCATCTTGGCAGTTCTACTGTTATCCGTCTTATCCCCGGTTCCTTACAAAAACAATGACAATGAGCAAGACAAGCCTTTGATTACATTTTCCCTCTTCATTCAGCAACCTAGAACCCCAAGCCCGGACATCCAACGGGTTGAAGACTCTTCCTCAGGAGTGTTTACCTTCCATCGGATACTTACAGAGGGTCCTCATAGCACATCCAAGATTGTGGGAAAAGCTCAGGGCTTCATTATTCCTGTGGACCATTTTGCTTACTCTGcatttaatattatttatttgaCATTCCACACACCTGATTATTCAGGGAGCTTGAGCATTCGAGCCAAACAATTGGAGCACAAGAAGAGAGAAGAGCTTGTCGTGCTTGGTGGTACTGGCTCGTTTGCTTTTGCACGCGGAGTTGCTGTTTTTGAAGAAACAATTGCATCGTTTTATCAGGTGAACCTTCAGCTCACTTTCCCAAATCAAGTACAATCTATAAGAGTATGA
- the LOC141638168 gene encoding small ribosomal subunit protein uS9c-like gives MATSAAISSLTTTFTSLSFSSAVSSKPNSTSLSLSKPKHKPLSLSISAVAAPAIADETADLEKLVKSRLPGGFAAQTIIGTGRRKCAIARVVLQEGSGKFIINYRDAKEYLQGNPLWLQYVKTPLATLGYEANYDVFVKAHGGGLSGQAQAISLGIARALLKVSESHRTPLRQEGLLTRDARVVERKKVGLKKARKAPQFSKR, from the exons ATGGCGACTTCGGCCGCAATAAGCAGCCTAACAACCACATTCACATCTCTGTCATTCTCATCCGCCGTCTCCTCCAAACCCAATTCCACATCCCTTTCCCTTTCTAAGCCTAAGCATAAGCCCCTCTCCTTATCCATCTCAGCCGTAGCCGCACCTGCTATCGCCGATGAGACCGCAGACCTGGAGAAGTTGGTCAAGTCTAGGCTTCCTGGAGGGTTTGCTGCCCAGACTATTATAGGCACTGGTCGGAGGAAATGTGCTATTGCTAGGGTTGTTCTTCAGGAGGGTTCTGGcaaatttatcattaattatcGTGATGCTAag GAATATCTTCAGGGAAACCCTTTGTGGCTCCAATATGTGAAAACCCCATTAGCAACCTTGGGGTATGAGGCCAACTATGATGTCTTTGTGAAAGCTCATGGCGGTGGGCTTTCTGGTCAAGCCCAAGCAATTTCTCTAGGTATTGCTAGGGCATTGCTTAAGGTCAGTGAGAGCCATAGAACCCCTCTCAGACAGGAAGGCCTGTTGACTAGAGACGCTAGAGTAGTGGAAAGGAAAAAAGTTGGTCTCAAGAAAGCTCGTAAAGCTCCTCAGTTTTCAAAGCGTTGA